The sequence TTCCCCCTCTCATCTAATGGAATGGCCGTATATGGGATAAGAGACGGCTGCTTGGAGCAAAATAAAACTAAGTTTAGAAACATGCGCAGTAGGGGGAACAGGGTAGTGAGCGGTGAAGTCCGATGCGGCGAGAATGAGAGCGCTTCATTTCTTCTAAGGCCTCCTGTACATGACCGTCTAGCTTTTTCGGTATTTTGCAGTttgcaaaaacggatctgcaaaaaaatacggataacgtccgtgtgcattcagttttttgcagaatggaacagctggcccctgatagaacagtactatccttgtccgttatgtggacaataataggacatgttctatctttaaactgaaccggaaatacggaaacggaaggccagtttttttttttgcggatccattgaaatgaatgtttcaACGGAACGTAaaacgtgtgcaagaggcctaagtttgACACGCAGGCACTGACTTGAGCGGTGTATTGGCTCACCCTATCGTGAGGTCAGGTGAAAAAGTACACCCTATCGGTTTAGAGACTGTATGTCTTGCTTCCTATTAGATGATGGGTAATGTCAATCTGGACACTGAGCGCTGTGAACGAGAGAGACGGGGAGAGGAGGACGCTTTACCCCTATAAAGATCTGTTTAACCCGGCGCTCATGTTTACAAGCTCCTAACCCCTGGAGACTCCACATTCGTGGTGAAACATGACGGGGGAGCTTTGTTATTTTAAATACAAAAACTTTAGTGTTGGTGACAAGCCAGGGGGTCGGCCTGCAGGCGTTCCCCAGCACTTATAAGGTGAAATAGATCGGAATAAGAGGAGGGAGGATAGTTGGGAAGGGAAGTATTACAAAGAAGTCAGCTCTAAATGAGCAGAAAGAGTATGTGAATGGTAATTAATAGTGAGCGAGGTAGTGATAAAGTAAATGGAATATGGAAACTATTTATTATATTGGCAACAAGAATGGTGCTAATAATGGGCGACAGCTCTCAGCGCATGGCAGCCATTTGATACTATTGTAACGGAGGTGTGTGAGTTAACACAACCATCGGTATTATATACCCATAACCAACTATCAGTACCATAAATATACAGTAAAGATCTGGCTTTGAAAATATACAACACAGAGAAAAATACAAGATACACAATATAAGAGATACTAATCCACTCTGGGTTTATTTTAAATGAATATAATaaaggttattttttttaaagtgaacaaATAGTTTAGGCCTAAAACAGAATGGATATAGCTATTGGCTATCGATTGTGTTCACTGTGAACTTTGCCTCTGCAAAACGCGCCATGTGAATGGGTCCTTAAAGGGAGAAAGACTGGTAAACATTTATCGACCATTAGAGaaggtgatgacgtcatcaccatCACGCTGGCCAGAGCAAATTAATCTGAAAGTCGGACACCGCAAATGAAGAGTCTCACTATGAGCCGACCTGATGTTGGATGATGCCCTGTGCAATACTTTCTGCTAGTAACTTTTATATGAAGAACGCGCCCTAAAAAGTGCCGAATTATAAAAGGCATACAGTATAGCGGCCAAATTAGGCCATAACTTTCCCCGCACATAGGGCCCCATTGACCCACAAACAAGTTTTTAGCTATATGAAACAGGTCAGTCAACTACTCTATTCCTTACAtacagtataaaataaaaaaaagctgttaCAATGGAAATCTGGACAACATAGGCCACCAGCCTAGGTTACATCAGAGATATATGATGGCACATACATCCAGTGCAAACCTCTGATGCAATGTGACCAGAGCCCAACTTTTCCATATGTTGGCCAGATAACACTTTGATACAAGTAACAGCAGGTAAGTAATCTATCAGTGCTATACAACAAACAAGATTCATGGTGGTCAAAAGCCTTGGGTTTCAGGCCATTTGAGGCAACTGATGCACCTAGATCTGGCCCTGGTCTCACTCTTGGAGATCAGTTGTCTACAACATTTAGCGCTCCAGGTCTTGCCTGGAACTACAAGCTCTAGTGTTCTCAGATCAGCCCCACCCTTCCCCATCATAGATAATCTTCTACTTACTTTTCACCCATGGATGGAGGGTTTGCTCCTTGCTGGACAGCCTGCACGCCCTCCATACTCAAACGTCGCTTGCGTTTGCTGCGTATGCTTAAGCAGATGGCTAATAAAAGCAGAGCAATGCCAGATCCCACCAGCACATAGGCCACCGAGAAGGTCTTACTCTTTAGATTAACCTCCCCATTATTCTCTGGTGTGCTGGCATTACCCTGGGGTGGGACAGGTTTGTCATTGCTTCCAAATCCTGGGACAAGGTTCCATACTGCCATCACCACGCCAAGCACCAGTAAGCCCACTCCAACGGCGGTAAGGGCGTAATGGGGTCCATTCGATTTTGAATGCGCCATGGTCCCCGATTTCTCCAACCACAGGCGTAAATGGCTGTACCAAGTCTTTAAATTACATCTCCTGTGCATAAGCCGAGTGTAAAGATTTCTGCCCGCTGTTCAGATGCATTGTAGAAAactgtgaacagaaaaaaaaaatatggaatattAAAAAGCTATTCAAGAAGACCCAATTATAGGTACAGATGTAGCACTGCATACTGGGCAGTCATGTGAACTAGAATTTTTCTTACTACCAAAACATTTGTGTCTGCTCATCCTGGGCCTCCTGGTTCATGAATAAAATACCAGAACTGCTGGCATCTATACACTTAAAAGGAAAAACTGTGCTTATGGGGAAATTGTATAGAgccgtgatggctaacctccggtgctccagctgtggtaaaactacaactcccaagatgttctcagagctccacagaaatgaatggagcatgctgggagttgtagtttcaccacagctggagtgccggaggttagacaTCACAGGTATATAGCATACAATGTGATATGCCTATTCGGCACTATATTAAACTAGTGGGTGCTTACAGTCTACACCTAAACCCCCACAGTGCTTTCAGTCATTGTGGGGAAAGGGGCACATGTCTATCTCACTGGCATGAGATCTGCATGTAACAAACCACACCCAACGGGTTATAGTAATTATTCACAAACCTGACGGATGTTCTATTAAAACAAATACAACGTTGAAGGATCCCTTTAAGCGACCCTCCgattttgtattaaaaaaattaaactggAGGAACATCTGTCATTAAACTCAATAATAAATGGGTTTGCAGTAAGCTCCTTAAATGGgtttccaggctcctgacattgatgaccatgcttcaggataggtcattaatatccgatCGGTGAGGCCCCAACACTCCCTACGCCCACGGCTGGAAAAAGCactgtgaatggaacaggaagcacagcgccgttcaaagtgtagtggccgtgctgggttactgcagcgcatgtcccattgaagtgaataggagctggACTGCAGTAACTCAGCATGACCACTACACTATGAACGGAACTGTGTTTCCTGTACCATTCAGAGTGCTAGTTCCAGGGAGCAGCCGAGCGGTGGGAGTAGGGAatgttggaccctcaccgatcgaATATTAGTGAtcaatgctcaggataggtcatcaatatcaggagtctgaaaacccctttaactcccctagtggtggctgtaggcagcAAGAATTTTATGAATTAAACTCTATGCAGGGGTATTTGGAGCTTTATACTAGAAAACGAAAGCTGTGACTAAGGGATGcactcacacgaccgtaagtgttttgcggtccgcaaattgtggatccacaaaacacggataccagccgcatgcattccgcaatttgcggaccgcacatggccggcgctatatagaacaaaaataaataaaaaaaacaaatcacGCATCTTTTTTTCACAAACACAGGAAAAATACTATTTTTAcgaactgtccagaaatttctgtatGGTTGGCAAACCcgattcggccagacaaaaaaaatacagcatgcaaTGTTTTTTGTCCAGCAGATTCCTGGCTCATATGCTGGAAAGTGGGAGGTTATCCGCCATATCCCATTATAGCCAGTGGGGACCTGGCAGTACACGGTTGTATCAGACAATGCCGGATATGGTGAGCTCCAGATCTGTAGAGCGAGCCAGTCATCAGACTAGTGCActtctaaggcctagttcacacaaacgtatggcttttatcgttttttgcggtctgtttttgagttccgttgtgtttccgtttcctttccgtatgccatgtacagtatacagtaattacatagaaaaaattgggctgggcataacattttcaatagatggttcagcaaaaacggaacggatacaaaagacatacagatgcatttccgtatgtgttccgttttttttgcggacccatggaacgtgatttgcaggcaataataggacatgttctatttttcaacgaaatggaaatacggaaacggaatgcttaagGAACaaattccgtttttaatgcggaaccgttgaaatgaatggttccgtatacggaacacaaaaaaacggcccgtacactcaccaaaaaaaaaaaaacgattgttGTTGGAATTCGGTAGCCTGAATTCCAACAGGCTATTAGAAGTGCACGAGTCTGATGACCGGCTCGCTCTACAGAATACCCATCATGAGCCAACTTCAGCAGAACATTATGGTGCCAGACACAAGTGCAGGGACACAATGTTGATTTTGGAAGCAGCATATAAatggcacttcatgcttccacttCCAGGTTGTACACAACAATTTTCGTGTTCTCTAAAATCGTTTAGAGGTTATACAGAACATTTCTACTGCAAACATTGTAGGGAATGCAGCCAAATGCCTTTTACTCATCCATGCACCACTGCCCAGAGGAAGCAACGTCTAAGAAAGAAACTCATGAGGCTCAGACAATGACGAGTCACTTCAGAATGAAGGTGCCGACACAATGACCTGTCTGGCCTTTCCTGGACATCCCACATGGCTTTAATAAAAAGCAAGAGGATATGGGGTCAACAGTTCACGTTTCTTGAAGGGGCCAACAAATCCTCTGAGGGGGAGCTCCATCTCACTCCTCTCTCCTCTACTGCACATTTCCTGCAGTTTCTAATCCTGCTTCACAATAAGCGAGCACCATTTTGAGGTTCAAAAGGTTtttatatagggatgagcgaatagacttcggatgacacacaggggcgtacataaaaatcactgggccccatagcaggaatctaaattgggcccccattccccttttatagcccctccttttgttccatgaactattcttgctgctgcgttttataatttatgccatcagggccggattgggattacaaaacagccctggcacacaaaagagttagtgtgtacaggtatatagtgtgtacaggtatatagtatattccctagtgttctgatatgtgaggtacagggtataatatatgcagtgtgtacagatatatagtatatacacagcagtgtactgatatgtgaggtacggggtataatatatgcagtatatacagtagtgtaatatgtgaggtacgaggtataatagatgcagtgtgtacaggtatatagtaaatacagcagtgtattgacacctcgtacctcacatatcagtacactgctgtatatactatatatctgtacacactacatctattatacctcgtaccacacataccagtacactgctgtatatactatatatctgtacatattgcatgtataatactgtgtaatatatgcagtgtgtgtatatatatatatatatatatatatatatatacacacacacacacacatatacatacacacacacacacacacacacacacacacacacacacacagagcagtgtattgatgtgaggcatacaaggtataatactgtagatgcagtgtttatagaaatatgtggtcagttatacattatggtcactgtgtgtgtgaagtacatgaggtagtggtcactgtacctgtctgaagtattatacatgagtgagcaatgagtaaaaacagggcatggagggggggtaaatgatgaaaagtggaggacctcctcttaccactccattccagtctgtatggatcaatgcagagctgcttgtgaacttctaatacttgctgttaggttgctgttaggggttgaaggacctgtgatgacgtttggtgcagttcctttgctagattctgcaggacctgtgatgttgaagattatGTCATCACATGTCCtgacagatgcactgttctaacctgggaactacactttacactgtgcagttcccttacagaacaggacctctgatgacatcatcaaaggtcctttagctttagaaagataaacaggagcaattagggggcggagcctctcctccacttcgggcccctctttctcacaggccccatagcagctgcgtggtctgcctatatggtaggtacgccactgatgACACATACGAAGTCGAgtcgcataatactttgtttgaatactgtacggagcaggattaCAATGTATTAACTGCTATCAGCCGAAgttgagactttgcataataacttcataaatcaatttctactgttaaaaaaaaacaaaaaaaacacttaccgaaCTCCAGCTCGGTTCCAAGGtatcacttggaaccgaaccagagttcgggaaatgttttttttttttttacagtagaaattgatttctgatgttattatgcaaagtcttgcgagacttcgcaaattAATAacctcggctcataggagccaatacattctaatactgtacggagcgctcgctccatacagtattcaaacaaagtattatgcgaatggactttggatgtttcatccgaagtcgattcgctcatccctagttttatACTTTATTTATAAAGTTTCATCActgccttaaaggagttttctgggatttGAAATTGATGCCTTatcctaggtcatcaatatcagatcagtgggggtgcatCTCCTGGCACCTTCacatagctgtttgaagagactgcggcACTCTGGTGAGTGTCAAGGTTTGTTCCTAGCTCATGTGATGCTCACCActtacatggcctagttgcagctcagtcctattcaagagaatgggactgagctgcaataccaagcatagctactatccaatggacggcgctgtgcttggtaagctacaaGGGCTGAGagcctcctcatacagctgatcggcaggggtgccaggagttggacccccagcaATTAATTTCCAACTCCTTAAAACCCCCTTTAATGATGAATTCTACAACTTTCAAAATGTAATTACATTTTTCTTGCAATTCTTTACCATTTTACTTTGCAGTTAGTGAATAAgagcactctttttttttttacaaagtgctGGAAACCTATACACAGCTAGTCCTGCTCTCCGTGGATATAACGGTACACACCATAGACATTGCTTTGTGAGCTCCATACAGAAGCAGCTCAAATTGCTCTGGTGGTTTGCTACAATGTTTCAGCCTGGGGTCCAGGCTGTTTAGTTCACAGAGcactgtctagactggatacaagtgAACTCACTACTCAGCTGAGAGCAGCGGGGGGCAGGTTATGTTCCTAGCTGTAAGTGACAGCCAAAGGACCCAATGAGGTGACAGATTTATTACCTCTTATGCCGCCTTTCCTCAGTACATAAAGCTCAAGAGCACTGAATAGAGGAAGAAGACAGAgcagagctgctgggtcttagcccACCCAGATCAGCACTACACATGTGCAATGCCCTCACAGGAGGCTGTTTTctcttgtaactggggctccttcggATGCCCTCGTTACAAAGGAAAAAAGTGCAAactaaaaaagtgcaaaaaataaataaatagaaaaacccACGCCAATTGAAACCATCCATCATCATATTAGGACCATTGACAAACTAACCATCTATAAAAGAACTGACACGAAATAAGGAActaattttaataatttattttggtgtcaacttacatatttaaagaataaggcgtTTCACTGGTCAGTGGTTTTAGGCTGGATCTCCATtgggcagtcaccacaagcctgcCCACATACAGTGGCCAATGATCGCAGACATTTTCGGGTTGATCTTAAACTTCTTCATGCTATTGGCAAGGTTAAGGCTGCCCCATGGAAacccagcattaaaggggttgtttcacttctgcaaatagcatttattatttaGAGGAAGtttatacaagccacttactaatgtattgttattatccatattgcttcctttactgattTCATtcttttttacatcacattatacactgctagtttccatggttatgactgtCCTCCAAtagatcagtggtggccgtgcttgctatAGGAAAAACCACTAGCCTATGCGCACTCctgtggtcccagccaccagagaggccggtgctttttcctacagtgtgcaagcacgaccaccgctgatggattgaagggtggtcataaccatggaaactagcagtgtataatgcgatggaaaaatgagtccagtcagcaaaggaagcaatatgggcaatcagaatacattaggatatgcttgtattaactttctctacaggattaatgccatttgctgaagtgagagacaacccctttaaaaaggtatAGATATACCAATGAACCACATTGTTCAGCATTTctcctttaaaggaaatgtgtcaccaaaatttttatctgccagttaaaaccagatagtaacatctTTTTTTTCTAAACCGATTTTctaattacagatttttttatcctGTTTCCTAAACATGATTATAGGGACAGCCATCTTCCCTGAGCTGTTCATTTAcaaagcataaaaataaaaaaataaattgctttatggcagccccatgggccatagaggggacctcactgacttctatgggaaagttttctacactgaggtcactgtacaaggaaagaatagataaactgtgacaatcacctactgtgaCTGGTGAACCctacttatctgtacacagaggtgatatctcctcatcattacaggcaggtttagaatTATATATAACTATAATAAAGTGATctttacagaccaagaagtggagcCTATTAGGCgtcgtggccagtgtgaaaactttaggattttatggtttttgttatattgacatggaaaattaaaaaaataataataattttaaaatatgtaaactgctgtacgctgctgtggcggggacccgatgcatcACAAGgcattgcacggcatcgggaactgccttctatgggtgccgaggagatccagcctcaggcaacatgttagtgtatgacttaggcctctttcacacttgcgttgtccggatccgttgtgtactccatttgccggatgtgcccgccggatccgtaacaacgcaagggaactgaaagcatttgaagacggatcatcccacaaaaaatgagaccctacctaagagaatcagtaaaaaaataaaaagctatcactctcagacaatggagactaaaatattattttggtttaaaaaatgctattattgtgtaaaacttaaataagaaagagtagatatattaggtattgccacgtctgtaaccatctgctctataaaaaaaaaaaaagtcaaatgaactaatccctcaggtaaacgctgtaaaaacatcaattttttggttaccttgcctcactaaaaacataatatagagccattaaaaatcatatgtaccccaaaacagtaccaataaaactggcaccttatcttgtagtttccaaaatgtggtaacttttttaagtttctactgtaggggtgcatcgggggggcttcaaaatgggagatggcatctaaaaaccagttcagctaaatctgacttccaaaaaccatatggcgttcctttcctactgcaccctgccgtgtgcctgtacagcagtttacgatcacatgtagggtgtttcagTAAACCagaagaatcagggtaataaatattgagttttatttggccgttaacccttgctttgctactggaaaaaaaatggattaaaatgtaaaatctgccaaaaaagttaaattctgaaatttcttctccatttttcattaattcttgtggaacacctaaagggttaacaaagtttgtaaaatcagttttgtataccttgtggggtgtagtttccaaaatggggtcatttatgggtggtttctattaagtaagcctcacaaagtgacttcagacctgaactggtccttaaaaagtgggttttggaaattttcccaaaaatttcaagatttgcttccaaacttctaagccttctaacgtccccaaaaaataaaattttcaaaatgatccaaacatgaagtagacatatggggaatgtaaagtaataactatttttggaggtattactatccattataaaaagtagagaaatagaaatttggaaagtttcggtacattttctttttatgaataaaaatgattttgttTACTTCTTTTTACCAcagtcatgaagtacgatatgtgacgagaaaacaatctcagaatggcctgtataagtaaaagcgttttaatattattaccacataaagtgacatgtcagatttgcaaaaaaatggcctgggcgggaATGTGAAAACAGGCCAGGGATTGAAGGGGTGAAGCACATATGTGTACAAAAACAATAAACCTGTTTCTGTTGTGTAAACACAAATGTCAACTTTGTTaccaaaataaaaatgtatcaggacagacagaaaAATATTTGTCCAGAAAGAATACAGTCACACAACTGTACATTAGACCCGCTGTGTGCATTGTATATACATGGAACAAACTGAAAGGGAGATCCTCCTCAGCACAGTGTCGTGTCCTAGTACTGGACTGAGTGCACATCCGATTGGTCACATCACACCACAATGATCGTTCGGGTAGAGTGGCATCATTCCTAAAGGAGAGTGTCCTTCTGTGGGATATTGCAGTATGAGCCCTTTTCTTGGGTCTATACTGTAATTCCAGACAATTGTTATTAAAAGAGTTGTCcaaggttagaaaaacatgactgtCAAGGCCGTAGACAGATCTTAAAGGACAATACTAGCCCCTGTCCCACTAGTATGCATGTGTTAAACATGCCTATGCAACATGGAATGCAAAGTGCAACTTCCCAAATCTCTGATGAATTTACAAGTTTTTATTTTACTAAGGCctcgtgcatccgtgtccgttgttcagttttccgtgatttgactttcaatgggttcgttgaaaacttggaaaatgcaccggtttttatccgcgtccgtgatcagcgtttcctgtccgtcaaacaaatatgacctgtcctatttttttgacggacaacggttcacggacccattcaagtcaatgggtcagtgaaaaaacacagacGCACACaacattgtcatccgcgtccgtgatccgtgtccgtaggctactttcacacagactgatccgcagatccatctgcataaaagctttttcagatctgagttttcacttcgtgaaaactcagatccgacagtatattctaacacagaggcgttcccatagtgatggggacgcttcaagttagaatatactaagaactgtgtacatgacggccccctgctgcctggcagcacccgatctcttgaggggttaattgtgcggatcacagccccctgtaagagatcaggtgctgccaggcaggagggggcaaatccccctccctccccaattttaaattcattggtggccagtgcggcccccctcccctgtattaaattcattggtggccagtgcggccccccctccctcccctgtattacattcattggtggccagtgcggcccccccctctccccccctcctaattaaaatccccccc is a genomic window of Bufo bufo chromosome 1, aBufBuf1.1, whole genome shotgun sequence containing:
- the TMEM51 gene encoding transmembrane protein 51, with the protein product MHRRCNLKTWYSHLRLWLEKSGTMAHSKSNGPHYALTAVGVGLLVLGVVMAVWNLVPGFGSNDKPVPPQGNASTPENNGEVNLKSKTFSVAYVLVGSGIALLLLAICLSIRSKRKRRLSMEGVQAVQQGANPPSMGENHEDVDSPRYSAPSYEEVMRIGYSASEATETDRHERMSITLPSYESLTELDESTPTRPNASSAKQEQPQRTNSRSKEKKPLNVRRIKSDKLHLREFRLNLSGQSKTAEIAKIEPITPPPQYEDKQIGSDRPV